The sequence below is a genomic window from Vicinamibacterales bacterium.
GACCCGTCGCCTGTCTTGGCCCTGAGGTGCGTGAGCGTCCCGTTGACCACGACGCTGCCGTCGAGCGTCTCGACGTCCACGCGGCCCGTGGACTCGCGCAGCCGGATGGAGCCGTCGTCGGTACTGGCGCGGATGTCGCCGCTCAGCCGGAGGCCGATGATCGCGCCGTCGTCGCTGCGCATCCTGACCTCGCCCGAGACGTCCTCGATCGAGATCGACCCGTCCTTGCTCACGAGGTCGAGCGAAGACGCCCTCGGCACGGCCACGCGCAGCCGGGCGCGCGGCGAGTAGACGACGCCGATGTGGATGCCGTCGTGGCTGGACGAAGCCGGCCCGCGGACGCGCAGCGTGATCGAGTCGCCGTCCTGCACCGGCTCGACGACGATCTCCTTCAGCACGCCCTCGTCCTGCGCCTGCTTCTCGACGATCACCTCCACTTCGGGGCGGTCCCAGGAGTGGACATTGATGGAGCCGTCGAAGGTGTCCAGCGTGATCCGCGGTGTGCCCGACACCTTGAAGCTGTGCGTCTCGGAGGCGGTCGCCCCCTCGGTGTTCACGTTGAGCGTGCAGCCGGCGAGCGCCAGGGCCAGCAGCGTCGCGCCCGCCGACGTCGTTCCGCGATGTGCCGTCGTCATGGAGCCCCTCCGGCCGGAGAGACGTGCGGCCGCCGGTCCGGGTTCCAGACCGGCCGTCCGGCGATCCACGTCTGCCTGACCTCGAATGCCTCGTCCATCACCACCACATCAGCCTGACAGCCGGGCTCGAGCCGGCCCAGGTCCGCGCGGCCGAGCGCGGCGGCTGGGTTGGCCGAGGTGAGCCGCGAAGCGCCGGGCACGCTCAGGCCCGCCTCGGTCACGAGGAAGCGGAAGGCCCTGTCCATGGTGGTCACGCTGCCCGCAATCGTGCCATCGGCAAGCGTCGCCACCCGTTCCCCGACGTGGATCGTCAGGTCGCCGAGCCGCGCCGTGGCCCCCACCGGGAGTCCCGCGCCCGCGGTCGCGTCGGTGATGGCGACCAGGCCCGATGGGGCCTTGGCGGCGGCCGCCACCCGCACCCACGCGGGATGCACGTGCACGCCGTCGCAGATGATCTCGCAGGTCACCTCACCGGCCGCCAGCACCGCGCCCACGAGCCCGGGCGCGCGGTGCGACATCACCGGCATGCGGTTGAAGAGGTGCGTGGCGTGGCGCGCGCCGGCCGCGATGGCCGCGGCCGCCTGGTCGTACGTCGCTCCCGAGTGTCCGAGGGACACACGGTGGCCAGCGCCGGCGAGGCGCCGCACCAGGTCGAGCGCCCCGGGCAGTTCGGGCGCGAGGGTGACGATGGCCACCGCGCTGGCGTGGCCCTCGATCACGGCCAGGACCTCGGCCGCGGAGAACGCGGCTTCGGCCGCGGAGAACGCGGCGTCGGGAGCTGCTGCGCCGGCCGACGGCGGCAGCCGCAGGCACGAGGCCGGCTGTGCGCCCCGGTAGTCCGGGTTCAGGAAGTTGCTCTCGAGATGGGCGCCGAGGACGCGCGCGCCTCGCGGCGCCGGCTCGGCCTGCGCGGCGGCCACGGCGTCCAGGAACGCGGCGAGCGGGCC
It includes:
- the nagA gene encoding N-acetylglucosamine-6-phosphate deacetylase gives rise to the protein MPRLSGGRVVTPDGVLDGAVVSVADGRIVDVAASGAAAAGDVDCSGCWVLPGFLDTHVHGTDGVDVLAGPDAVAQVAAGLTRYGVTGFCPTSLACPPGPLAAFLDAVAAAQAEPAPRGARVLGAHLESNFLNPDYRGAQPASCLRLPPSAGAAAPDAAFSAAEAAFSAAEVLAVIEGHASAVAIVTLAPELPGALDLVRRLAGAGHRVSLGHSGATYDQAAAAIAAGARHATHLFNRMPVMSHRAPGLVGAVLAAGEVTCEIICDGVHVHPAWVRVAAAAKAPSGLVAITDATAGAGLPVGATARLGDLTIHVGERVATLADGTIAGSVTTMDRAFRFLVTEAGLSVPGASRLTSANPAAALGRADLGRLEPGCQADVVVMDEAFEVRQTWIAGRPVWNPDRRPHVSPAGGAP
- a CDS encoding DUF4097 family beta strand repeat-containing protein, giving the protein MTTAHRGTTSAGATLLALALAGCTLNVNTEGATASETHSFKVSGTPRITLDTFDGSINVHSWDRPEVEVIVEKQAQDEGVLKEIVVEPVQDGDSITLRVRGPASSSHDGIHIGVVYSPRARLRVAVPRASSLDLVSKDGSISIEDVSGEVRMRSDDGAIIGLRLSGDIRASTDDGSIRLRESTGRVDVETLDGSVVVNGTLTHLRAKTGDGSVRVAAENGSRVTEDWLVETGDGSVEVRLPQDLAADIDAETSSGSIRSTYPGLTVPESADGERRRSRDGRELRSSIGGGGKTLRVRTGDGSIRFES